The Planococcus versutus genome contains a region encoding:
- a CDS encoding AAA family ATPase, whose translation MILEDGAASIKDMNFVKQDVIKKYETKILNSWSDFSILFQLYYFDKKKKVQIELTKIHRAIRQFEELKDLSFVEDKVLNGYSWNNQFGTSRCWLGVYQTEHASHREAPQLFLAIDPYGIEYGLHNGDHHPQDGQRSVAHVSNAESFSYEDLHSKIIDVLDELKSERSEEPTELTHSPVSRELTKDNWIDLLADENIFKEKDLVYLTKMYELGGQATTTQLGEALGMSRSSFDGPILNLVKRIQEITGLEAVQRDDGSICYWCTLFEEGYEENNHFLLRLKSNLKEALGQTIGKKKIYETYSKESFLEEVFIDEEAYDKIASLLKYKKNIILQGPPGVGKTFVSKRLAYSLIGSKDESRVEMVQFHQNYSYEDFVMGFRPKENGFSLQYGVFYDFCQCALNNPEEDYYFIIDEINRGNLSKIFGELFMLIERDKRDEFVTMGYSKKKFTVPSNLYLIGTMNTADRSLAQLEVALRRRFAFVTLEPAFNEKWRQHMISENVSIEMISKIQQIVEKLNHEIINDYQLGQGYAIGHSFFSVKPDDISEKYWVDGIMNFEILPLLEEYYFDRPEIVKQLTEEI comes from the coding sequence ATGATTTTGGAAGACGGAGCGGCATCCATCAAGGATATGAATTTCGTCAAGCAAGATGTTATTAAAAAGTACGAAACAAAGATTCTAAACTCGTGGAGTGACTTCTCAATTCTCTTCCAGCTGTATTATTTTGATAAAAAGAAAAAAGTCCAAATAGAACTTACCAAAATCCATCGTGCAATCCGACAATTCGAAGAATTGAAAGATCTGAGTTTTGTAGAAGATAAAGTATTGAACGGCTATAGCTGGAATAATCAATTTGGCACTTCACGTTGCTGGTTGGGTGTATACCAAACAGAGCATGCAAGTCATAGGGAGGCGCCGCAATTGTTTTTGGCGATTGATCCATACGGCATTGAATATGGTTTGCATAACGGTGACCACCATCCTCAGGACGGACAAAGAAGCGTAGCTCATGTGAGTAACGCGGAAAGTTTTTCTTATGAAGATCTTCATAGCAAAATTATTGATGTGCTTGATGAGTTGAAGAGTGAAAGATCAGAAGAACCGACTGAACTTACGCATTCTCCTGTATCAAGAGAGCTCACTAAAGATAATTGGATAGATTTGCTGGCAGACGAAAACATTTTTAAAGAAAAAGACTTAGTTTATCTAACAAAAATGTATGAACTTGGAGGGCAAGCGACAACTACTCAGTTAGGAGAAGCTTTAGGCATGAGCAGATCTTCTTTTGACGGTCCCATTTTAAACTTGGTAAAAAGAATTCAAGAAATAACGGGACTGGAGGCTGTTCAGCGGGATGATGGCAGTATTTGTTATTGGTGCACATTGTTCGAAGAAGGATATGAGGAAAACAATCACTTCTTGTTGCGCTTGAAATCAAATCTTAAAGAAGCGCTTGGCCAAACAATCGGCAAGAAAAAAATATACGAAACCTATTCCAAAGAATCATTTCTTGAAGAAGTATTCATCGATGAAGAAGCTTATGATAAGATTGCTAGTTTGCTTAAGTATAAAAAGAACATTATCCTACAAGGACCACCAGGCGTAGGGAAAACCTTTGTATCAAAAAGGTTGGCTTATTCGTTGATAGGTTCGAAAGATGAGAGCCGAGTGGAAATGGTACAGTTCCATCAAAACTATTCCTATGAAGATTTTGTGATGGGTTTCCGTCCAAAGGAAAATGGCTTTTCTTTGCAATACGGCGTTTTCTATGACTTTTGCCAGTGTGCGTTGAATAATCCAGAAGAAGACTATTACTTTATCATTGATGAGATTAATAGGGGCAACCTGTCAAAAATTTTTGGTGAATTATTTATGCTAATTGAGCGGGACAAGCGGGATGAATTTGTCACAATGGGTTATTCAAAAAAGAAGTTCACCGTTCCAAGTAACCTGTATTTGATCGGAACGATGAATACGGCTGACAGGTCACTCGCGCAACTAGAAGTGGCTTTACGCAGGCGCTTCGCTTTTGTAACTTTAGAGCCGGCATTTAATGAAAAATGGCGACAGCACATGATCAGCGAGAATGTTTCAATTGAAATGATCAGCAAAATCCAGCAGATTGTCGAGAAATTAAATCATGAAATCATTAATGATTATCAGTTAGGGCAGGGCTATGCAATCGGGCATTCCTTCTTCTCAGTAAAGCCAGATGACATCAGTGAGAAATATTGGGTTGATGGAATCATGAATTTTGAAATCTTGCCTTTATTGGAAGAATACTATTTCGATCGTCCTGAAATAGTTAAACAATTGACTGAGGAGATATAA
- a CDS encoding LAGLIDADG family homing endonuclease, translating to MNPIVFYADGTIQVTQNGRTYFAAGSSKELLRQLKSDWQIYF from the coding sequence GTGAATCCGATTGTTTTTTATGCAGATGGAACCATTCAAGTTACACAAAATGGTCGTACTTATTTTGCTGCTGGTTCCTCTAAAGAACTGCTTCGTCAACTAAAGTCCGACTGGCAAATCTATTTTTAA
- a CDS encoding 5-methylcytosine restriction system specificity protein McrC produces MEETLKVPIRNLFVLLSYADNMPELVNSMNDVDEDLITYDFLCKQFLKEVEIVTRRGLVKDYVAITEPTNRLSGRLMIAESMSYMILKKPIVVCEKDEYTANIWINQMIKSTLKSITSNRYVKQETISRSFKYMELMAEVDAPPLTQSSFAKLVFGRHNAHYKRVLQIALLLHEMLLLSHKTGNWSLFSAELDERALNAIFEKFLFNFYKLEQRDYYVKAEGMQWKLEGNKALLPGMRTDVSLTHKNKLEKIIIDAKFYKNIFQVHYGKSSFHSHNMYQLFTYLMHQEIHLNLRGILIYPFNGRAVDERYVWNERMSMEVMALDLNGAWKDIYQKLIKLVD; encoded by the coding sequence ATGGAGGAAACACTTAAAGTTCCGATTCGCAACTTATTTGTTTTACTTAGTTATGCAGACAATATGCCAGAACTGGTCAATAGCATGAATGATGTAGATGAGGATTTGATCACATATGACTTTCTCTGCAAGCAATTTTTAAAAGAAGTAGAAATTGTAACCCGCAGAGGTCTAGTAAAAGATTATGTCGCGATTACAGAACCAACTAATCGACTGTCCGGTCGATTGATGATAGCAGAGTCCATGTCGTACATGATTTTGAAAAAACCAATTGTTGTTTGTGAGAAGGATGAATATACAGCAAACATATGGATCAACCAAATGATTAAATCCACTTTAAAATCAATTACATCGAATCGGTACGTTAAACAGGAAACTATAAGTCGAAGCTTTAAGTATATGGAATTGATGGCAGAAGTCGACGCACCACCTTTAACCCAATCTTCATTTGCTAAACTGGTATTCGGTCGACATAACGCACATTACAAAAGGGTGCTTCAAATCGCGCTCTTATTGCATGAGATGTTGCTGCTGTCACATAAAACTGGAAATTGGAGTCTGTTTTCAGCAGAGCTAGATGAACGTGCACTAAATGCCATCTTCGAGAAGTTCTTGTTCAATTTCTATAAATTAGAACAGCGAGACTACTACGTAAAAGCGGAAGGCATGCAATGGAAGCTAGAAGGCAATAAAGCACTCCTGCCAGGCATGAGGACGGATGTATCATTAACACACAAAAACAAGTTAGAGAAAATCATTATAGATGCTAAGTTTTATAAAAATATTTTCCAAGTTCATTACGGGAAGTCATCATTCCACAGTCACAATATGTATCAGCTATTCACTTATTTAATGCACCAAGAGATACATTTGAATTTGCGAGGGATATTAATATATCCGTTTAATGGCAGGGCTGTAGATGAACGATATGTCTGGAATGAACGGATGTCGATGGAAGTGATGGCTTTAGATTTGAATGGTGCTTGGAAGGATATATATCAGAAGCTAATTA